Genomic segment of Chrysiogenes arsenatis DSM 11915:
GGGTTACCCCTGACATGACAACTTCCTCTTTGCTGGTTCCGATGAATGCTACCGAAGATGCGCTACGGAGAAATGTGACTTGCTGCCGTTTAGATACCCTATACAATAAGCACGAGTGGCTTGCCCCTTTTCTATTGAAAATCGACACACAAGGCGCAGAATTGCTGGTACTTGAAGGAGCTCAGGAGGTGCTCAATCATACTGAAGTAGTGATGCTTGAGGTGTCACTTTTTCCTTTTTCTCCTGGGCTCCCTGAGTTTTATGAAGTAGTTTGCTACATGAAGACTTGTGGGTTCGTTGTATATGACTTATTTAACGGGCATAACAGGCCTCTTGATAATGCGAGAGGACAGGTAGATGTGGTATTCGTTAAAGAAAATGGAATATTCCGAGAGGATAGCCGATGGGGCACTGAAGAGCAATGTCAAGAGTTTCTGCAATGTAAATTCAGAAATGAGGTTTACCAAAAATTGAATCCTCATTTCTCTCCAGACTGAATTCACTAGAGTAACGATTTTTCAGAAAATGCTCCTCTAGGAGGAGCAACAACGATGTGTCATTGACAATGTGTTACACTTGAATAGTGCCTAGGAGGCATATGGTGATGACATCTATCCGTCAAGTATTTAAATTACAAACCGGCCTTATAGCGCGTATCAGTTTGGCCATGTTTTGTATTGTTTGCTTTGGAACAACATTCGCCCATGCACAGCGTCCATATAAATTCCTGAATGAACTTCCTGTACCAGAACAGCCAACGCTGTCAGCCATCATGGTTCACAGCTCGGGGGAATTGCCTGAACGGGTTAAGGAGACTGTGGGACGTTTGCGCGACAAAGTGCAACGCGAGGGCACCACACGGGTTATTGTCCGTTTAAACGTAGTTCACGACCCTGAACACCAGCTATCCGGCTCGAGCGTTGTCGACCAGCGTGAGCGCGTTGCGATCAAACGGGAACAACTCGCACGAAGAATGTCTGATAAAATTCCCCCGTACCAAGCCTCGCGACTGGGCTTCAAAGAATTCGAGACTATTCCGTATGCGAGCATGGAAGTTGATGCTCAATTACTTGAGGAACTTCTGGACATGCCAGACGTGATTGACGTGGAAGAGGACTATCTGTCTGCCCCGACACTCGCGCAGTCCATACCGCTCATAAAGGCTGATGCCGTGTGGGCCAGCGGCCATAGCGGTAGCGGGCAAACAGTCGCCATTCTTGACACAGGGGTTAATAAGAATCATGCATTTTTATCCGGAAAAGTAGTCTCTGAAGCCTGTTACTCAACAACGAGTGGCAGTACCATCCTGAGCCTGTGTCCTGGTAGTGTCAGCGCATCCACGGCTGTCAATTCCGGACTGGACTGCAACACTGCTATTGCCGGATGCGGTCATGGTACCCATGTGGCGGGCATTACGGCAGGTTCCGGGGGAAGTTTTTCCGGTGTCGCAAAAGATGCCTCTATCATTGCCATTCAGGTATTCAGCCGCTTTAACAGCGCTGCCCAATGTGGCAGCACTCCTGCCCCGTGTGCTCTGAGTTACAGCTCTGACCAGATAAAAGCCCTCGAACGCGTGTACGCTTTACGAAACACATATAGTATCGCCTCCGCCAATATGAGCCTTGGCGGCGGCTCTTATAGTGCCCACTGTGACGGCACAAATACCTCGCTGAAAACGATCATCGACTCTTTGCGGGCTGCCGGTATTGCAACAGTAATAGCTTCCGGCAACAATGGTTATACGTCATCTATCAGTGCCCCAGCCTGTATATCAACCGCAATCAGCGTTGGATCGACAACGAAAAGCAACACTGTAAGCCCCTTTTCAAACAGTGCAGCAATACTTGACCTACTCGCGCCTGGTTCCTCTATCAACTCATCCATTTCCAGTGGTGGCTATGCGTCCTGGAACGGAACATCCATGGCAACACCACATGTAGCGGGAGCATGGGCTGTTCTCAAATCAATGAAACCCAGCGCAACCGTAACTGAGATACTTTCTGCTTTTCAATCGACCGGCCTTTCAATAACAGATACCCGTAATGGTATTGCAAAACCACGAATCGATGTTCAGGCTGCTGCGAATTCATTTGGCAAAGGCTCTATATTCGTCAGCATCACCCCGCAAGGAGCAATCAATGACGGCGCTCAATGGCAGATAAACAGCGGGGAGTGGAGAAGCAGTGGAACTACCGTCGCTGACGTACCAGTAGGATCATATACCATCAACTTTAAAAGCATTACTCACAGCTCTGACGGATACGTGTGGCGAAAGCCAGCAAGTATAACCGCAACCATTGCCGCCGATCTGGATACTGAAAACCTGAGTGGTGAATATACTGCGGCCGAAAAAAGTGGAGGTGTGCGCTCTGATTTTGATGGTGATGGAAAGTCAGATATCGCTTTCAGAAGAGTCAATGGTGGCTCCATATCAATATGGACGATGGATGGCAAAGATATAACAACCTATGGTCAGGCTACTCTTCCAAACGGCGTGATCCCTAATGTTCCCGCTTCGGCGTGGGAAATTATCGGAACGGGTGACTTCGATGGTGATGGAAAGTCAGATATCGCTTTCAGAAGAGTCAATGGTGGCTCCATATCAATATGGACGATGGATGGCAAAGATATAACAACCTATGGTCAGGCTACTCTTCCAAACGGCGTGATCCCTAATGTTCCCGCTTCGGCGTGGGAAATTATCGGAACGGGTGACTTCGATGGTGATGGAAAGTCAGATATCGCTTTCAGAAGAGTCAATGGTGGCTCCATATCAATATGGACGATGGATGGCAAAGATATAACAACCTATGGTCAGGCTACTCTTCCAAACGGCGTGATCCCTAATGTTCCCGCTTCGGCGTGGGAAATTATCGGAACGGGTGACTTCGATGGTGATGGAAAGTCAGATATCGCTTTCAGAAGAGTCAATGGTGGCTCCATATCAATATGGACGATGGATGGCAAAGATATAACAACCTATGGTCAGGCTACTCTTCCAAACGGCGTGATCCCTAATGTTCCCGCTTCGGCGTGGGAAATTATCGGAACGGGTGACTTCGATGGTGATGGAAAGTCAGATATCGCTTTCAGAAGAGTCAATGGTGGCTCCATATCAATATGGACGATGGATGGCAAAGATATAACAACCTATGGTCAGGCTACTCTTCCAAACGGCGTGATCCCTAATGTTCCCGCTTCGGCGTGGGAAATTATCGGAACGGGTGACTTCGATGGAGATGGAAAGTCTGATATCGCTTTCAGAAGAGTCAATGGTGGCTCCATATCAATATGGACGATGGATGGCAAAGATATAACAACCTATGGTCAGGCTACTCTTCCAAACGGCGTGATCCCTAATGTTCCCGCTTCGGCGTGGCAAGCACCTTAAGTGCTATACAATAACTTCTAATCGGGAGGGATATGCAATTTATAGAGCATTTATTATTTCAGGCTCCACGAGTTGACCACAGATGGCTGCAAGATTTTAACGGTGTACTAGCAGAACACCCTACAGTGCAAGTCTGTCATATTGAGAAATTGATACATGACATGTACTCTACTCAACCTCACATCAAGGATGGATATTCGCGTCTTGCGTACTATATGCTGAATGTCAAAGAAGATGTTGATACCGCTAACCGCCTTTTTGTAATGGATGCACAACTCGGCAGGCAATCGTGGTTTCATAGATTAAAACACGCAGAGTGTATAGCTATCCAAGGAGATATGGCAGGCGCTTTTCAACAAGTCGAGCAAATTTATAAAAACCATCAGGACGCTGTGAATGGATATGCTAGCATCGCGTGGCGATTTAAAGCTTGCCCAGACCAAGTGGAGTCACTGTACTCACTGGCACGTAAAGACATCATAAACGGCAGAATTACCGCGGGATATATGTTATTAGTTGCTGAGCTTGCAATGTTGCATGGCTCAACAGGCGAGGCTGCTCAGCTAGTAGAAGGGGCGTACCGACAAGATTCCACACTTATGGATGGTTTTTCGAGATGCGCTTGGCCTTTTTTCTGGCCGCAGAAAAAATATTCCATATTGCATGACTGGATGAGGCGTGACGAAGTCGGAAAGAGAATGTCTCCAGAATGGAAGCTCAAATATGCATTGGTGAGGGCAAATATTGGCTTACCGCATGATAGCGTAGACCTTATTGAGTCTGCATATCTGGAAAACCCTAGCCTTAAGGATGGTTTTTACCAGCTGGCAAATCACCACTATATCCCACTAAAAAATTACCAAACATCCATTGATTTTTGCTTGAAAGATTTGAACCAGAACCGCCTTTCTCAGGTAGGACAAGCTGCCCTATTCAAATTATATTTGATGACGGGTAAATTTGATCATGCTCTTGAAATCTTGCATATAATCGATACCTTGCCCACGAACTTGCTAATTTATGCTGTTAAGCAATGGTTAGATTCGCTGCACTGGCTTGCTGGGTCAGGCAATTTCTCTGACATTTTTATATCTAAATTGTCCAGCAAGTGCCCAAAAGATGCCCAATTAGGCCAAAGGGCGCTAGCTGATGCTAACGTTGAAATGATGTTCGTTCGTAATCGTTTGTCCGCAATGAGCGAACGGATGGGAATAGACTTATGTGCTCAGATTTTAGAGTTATCTAAGACACCGCATTCTTGTGAAGCAACCCGGGAGCCCATCAACTTCCTCAACTCAAAGCTCTATTATGCTAGCGCACTTGACACGTTAACATTATATAAAGAAATAATTTTAAACGAGTCTGACCGTTTTGAATCAACAACGGATATGCCCCTCATTATTGATGGTGGTGCAAATATAGGGACAGCACTAGCCTACTTTAAGTGGCTTTATCCAAAAGCGCACATCATTGCATTTGAGCCTAACCCTACTCTATTCAAGATCTGTTCACGAAATATTGCATTAAACAACTGGAAAAATATTCGATTGTATCCCTACGCTTTAGCAGAAGAGGTGGGCACGGCAACCTTCTATTGTGATAGCGAAATGCCAATGGCGTCTTCAATTTTAACCCGATCTCAAGAGGAGGGACGCTCGTACTCTGCGGTAGCAGTTGAAACAAGAACTCTAGGAGAGTTTATTGATAGACCTATCGACTTTTTAAAACTTGATATTGAGGGTGCCGAGAAAAGTGTTGTAACCTCAAGTGCATCTTCTTTGAGCTTGGTGCGTCAGGGGTTAATCGAATACCATTACGGAGACGCGTCCAATTCACTTTCAGCAATACTACGCGTCCTTGAGGATTGCGGCTTTCGATACATTATAAGTGAGCCGTTTTCGTCAAAACAGCAACCTGACTATCCTGCAATTAAGCAAAGATGGTCAAGGTCAATTTATTTCACTCAGATTGGGGAGAATCAATTGAGATCAGTTGTTCAGGCAAAATTAAAGGAGTTTGGCGTTTAGTTTCATATTATAATTCATGTTACGATTAGTCCGTTCTCTCACTGAATGCGGCGCTACACACTTATGTACAAAAATGTGGAAAAGTTTGAGATGAGCTTGTTTATTTTGGTATAAAAAACCCTGAAGTTAGCGACAGCGCCTAATGGTTATATTTTTCCCTAAGTGGTTACAGTAAAAGTAAAAAACAAATACATCTTGCAGAAAACGGATCAGCACATGGACGCAGAACAGATCTCTTTATTATGAGGAAATTCATATGGGTAACAATGCCGGAATAAAAAATGATGTTTACAGTTTCAGGAGCATGAAGGACGTGCTTAATGATAGAAAGAAAAACAAATACTCCTTGTGGCATAAGGAAACAGGTAATGATGCTGCCTTTACTGCCAGTTACAGACTGAAGCAAGAAGAGCTTTTTGTTAGTATAAAGCCAGAAGTGCAACTGAAGAAAGATAATGTTTTTTTCACTGTAGGTTCATGTTTTGCTAGAAGGCTCGAGCAGGCGCTCAATAGACGTGGCATCGCCGTTCCTGCGTTCACGCACATGCTTGGCGAACGTGAAGCTTTTCCGACACTGCAATATATTAACAAGTACAATTCATACACAATTCTTTATGAAATAGAGTACGCTCTCGGAATTAAAGAAAATCCGTATGAAACAATTTTTGGTTCAGATACAAATGGTTACACCTGTGGTCAGTCGGTGCATCTCAATAAAGAGGATTACGCCGCAGTAAAGAACAGGAGGAGCATTATTCTTGAATGTTTTCGGCAGTTCATCAATGCGGATGTACTGGTCTTTACTCTTGGGATGACAGAAGCTTGGTATGATAACCTCAGCGAAAGGTATCTAAACACTTTTTCGCCGGCTATTATGATGAATGAAGCTGACAGGTACTCTTTCAAAACGATCTCGCTTGAGGAAAACATAAACAACCTTCATCGGATTTATGGATATATTAAGGCATTCAGCAAAAAGGATTTCAAAATATTTGTCACTGTTTCTCCTGTTCCTTTACTTGCCACTTTTTCTCGAAAAGATGTACTCGTTGCCAACAGTCTTTCAAAATCAATACTGAGAGTTGCTGCGGATATATTTTCGGAGTCATACGAAAATGTGTATTATTTCCCAAGTTATGAACTAGCCATGTGCTCTCCAAGAGAGAAGATGTTTGAGAGCGACTTGAGACATATCAGCGAACATGGAGCAGGGTGTATAATAGACTCGTTTCTTAAAGTATATATGCCTGATTGCACCAACTCGACACAATTGTAAGCGGGAGGAAAAATGTTTAAACGTAACAGTCTTTTATCAGTGCTTACCCATATAAAAAATAAAGGTGTAAATCCTCAGACGGTTATAGATGTGGGAGTGGCTTACGGAACAAACGGACTGTACGGAGCCTTTGACTCCGTACGTTATCTTATGGTAGAGCCGTTGGAGGAGTACAAAGGGGTTCTCGATAAAATTGCATCTGAGTATCCGGCAGTTTACACACTGGCAGCTGCTGGGAGCAGAGAAGGAAGCATTATAATGAATGTGCATCCCGATATGAGCGGCTCCTCTGTTTTAAAGGAGTCTGAGGGAGCTCATGTAGATGGAGTGGAAAGAACTGTTCCCGTGGTGACCTTGGACGGTGAGACAAAAAAATACGGCCTTAAAGGACCGTTCATAATAAAGGTAGATGTTCAAGGTTTTGAGCTTGAAGTGCTTAAAGGCGCAGAAGAAACTCTTAAAGAGACGGAAGTCGTGATTATGGAAGTCTCTCTATTCCAGTTTTACAAAGAGTCGCCAACTTTTCTTGATGCAGTTGCATTTATGAGTCAAAAAGGTTTCTCTCCCTATGACATTTTTGGAGCAACGTACCGGCCACTCGATGATGCATTAGGGCAGGTAGATGTTGTATTTGCATCAGATAAGGGCATACTAAAGCAATCATCACATTTTGCCTCTTTTGAGCAAAGAAAAAAATTTACTGAAGAGCGTATTAACAAGCTAAACCCCGCGAGCAAGTCAGTATGAGTAGGATTGCGATTAATAAGGACGCGCATAAGGATTGTAGAGGCTTTCTCGTCGCGACCGGACCAAGCCTCACGATTTCTGACCTTGATATGATTAAGGGTAATCTCTCTCTCTCGTGCAATAAAATATATCTTGCTTTTGACCAAACCGAATGGCGCCCAGATTACTATTCCGTAATAGACCGACTCGTTGCCCAAAATAATGCTGAAGCGATAGCAAGTGTGCGTGCAGTAAAAATTTTCAGCAGTGTCATTAAGCCTTTTATCCAGGACAGGGATGATATCTTTTGGCTTAAAGACTTGCCTACTCCTGTCATAAACGGCATAAGACAACCAAAATTCTCTGGTAACATAGCTGAAGGCACCTACGGCGGTCACACAGTAACATACACTTTAATGCAAGCAGCATATCACCTCGGCATAAAGGAGCTTTTTCTTCTCGGGCTGGATTTCAGTTTCGACAAATCAATGCCAGCAAATAAAACAACGGATGCAGGAGAAAATATTCTGGTTCAGAATGATGAAGTCAACCATTTTCACAATGATTATAGAAAAAAAGGAGAAGAATGGACTGTGCCTAGGCTTGACATACAGTATGATGCCTTCAAATGCGCTAAGGCAGCTTTTGAGAAAGACAACAGAAAAATATTCAACGCATCTAGAAAAACAATGCTTGATCTTTTTCCACTTGTTCAATTGGAGGATATTCTCGTATGAACGCGAGTCCATTTATCTCTGTTCTTATCAATAATTACAATTACGGCCGTTTTATAGCCCAGTGCGTGGAGAGCGTTCTAAAGCAAACTTACACCAATTATGAACTCATAATTGTCGATGACGGCTCGACAGATGATTCAGTAAATGTACTGGAATCCTTCTCTGATCCAAGAATAACAAAGATATATAAGAAAAACGGCGGGCAAGCCTCAGCCTTCAATGCAGGATTTGAGGCGTCAAAGGGTAGAATAATTGCTTTTCTAGACAGTGATGACTGGTGGTTGCCCCACAAACTCGAAACCATTGTGAAATGGGATAACTTTCTGGGCAGTAGTTATGGAGTGCTGCAGCACATGACCACAGTCTGGGACAACGGCAAAACTTACCCCTTTCATCATGCCATGTATTCAGGTGATTGTTTCAGGCTCAGTGCATCCCAAGGCATTTTGGGGATTTTTGTAGGCACCTCCGGTCTTTGTTTCCGTAGGGAAGTCTTGGAAAAAGTGATGCCAGTTCCACTTCAACTCAGAATAAGTGCTGATGCATACCTCACTAGAACATGCTGGCTGTTTAATGGAGTTATTTCCATACCGGAATCTTTAAGTTACTATCGTAAACACAACAATGCTGTTTTTGGCAACTCATCCTATAGTCATAATAAATTTCATCACAATGTTCTCTTTCCTGTACTAAACCAATTTTACGAAAAAACCGGTTTGGATTTTCGCTTCTCATCACAGCAGCCTGAAAGAAAGAATCACTCTCAAGTGCTGCATAGATTGATGCTTGAAAATAGATTAAGCGAGGTGACAAGAGCTTATCCCCGCATAGCTTTTTTTGGAGCAGGACAGTATACAGAGTGGCTAAGCGACTTTATGTCTGATTACAAAAAAGAGCATATAACAGCAATTTTAGACGATTTCCCTGACAAGACGAAGGCCTTCTGGGGACTCACACCCCAAAATCCCATTGATTGGGACACCTCACAGGCAGATGCAATAATACTCTCATCAGACTGTAAGCAGGAAATGATGCGTAAAAGGTGTTTAGACCTCTTTGGAGAGGCACTGCCTCTGATAGATTTGTATGAAGGACTCCCTGAAGGGCCGTATCCGAAATAGTAATATTGCGCAAAACAGCCTCTACTCACAAAGGGCTCCCGCCGGGGCCATATCCCAAGTAAACCAAGGAGGGTTGCACGATGGAAACCTTTATCAAAACGTATTTTTCTCGTTTAGCAGACGTTTTAAGTGCACTGGACACCACCACGGTAGCCAGAATCATTCAGGTGTTCGAACAGGCTCATACAAAACAGGCTACAATTTATTTCGCAGGTAATGGCGGAAGCGCATCTACCGCATCTCACTTCGCAAATGATCTTGGAGTTGGCCTGAAATTGCGGAGTATACGCAGTTTTCATGTGCAAAGTCTGGCCGACAACCCCGCGGTCACTACCTCCATCGCTAATGACGTCGGCTACGACAATATTTTCTACGTACAGCTGCTGGACATTCTTCGCCCGGATGATGTTCTGGTTGCAATCTCCGCCAGTGGTAACTCACCAAACATTATCAAAGCCGCAGAATATACCAAAAACATTGGTGCCACACTCATCGGGTGCACCGGATTTGACGGAGGAAAACTCAAAGATCTGGCAGATATAAGTTTCCACATTCAGAGTGAAAAAGGTGAATATGGTCTTGTGGAGGATGTGCATATGATTCTGGATCACGCCATCTATTCGTATTACCTCTCGCTCAAAGAAGGTTCATCAACTCGCTATACCGTGCGATGAAGGATACTCAACCCACTCTATCTGGGGCAATCATACGGAACTGATAGGTCACTATGCACCAGCATGAAAGGTTCATTTATGCATAAATTCTTCAATACTGCTGGGCCGACTAAGGCAAATTTGCACTATCATATCAATCCACTGAGTCGCCTGAATTGGGATGAGATTCGTCTGCTTATCGATCAGCAGAAGTACTTCTTGCTCCATGCGCCACGGCAAACGGGGAAGACTTCAACGTTGCTAGAAATGATGCATAGATTGAACCAAGAAGGGAAATACGTTTGCGCATATGCCAATATCGAGGGGGCACAGGCGGCACGGGGCAATGCTTCGGATGGTATTGCAGCGGCGTGTAGTGCGATTGCGCGGAGTATAGAAGATTATACTGGCAGTGTAGATGTCAATGTGTGGTGGACGCAGGAGGGACGGCAGCATCAATCGCAGGATCAGTTGACTCAGCTGCTACGATACTGGGCAAAGCATTCGCCAAAACCCACCATCCTCCTGCTCGACGAAGTTGATGCACTTATAGGCGACACATTGATTTCGCTGCTCAGGCAGATTCGTGCGGGGTATGCGCAACGTCCAGAAGCGTTCCCGCAAGCGATGATTTTATGCGGTGTGCGCGATATTAAAGATTACCGTATTCATACTAAAGATCAGGAAATCATCACTGGCGGGAGTGCTTTTAATATTAAAGCCACGTCTTTGGTGATGGAGAGTTTTACGTTTGAAGAGTGCAAACAGCTCTATTGGGAACATACCAAAGAGACGGGGCAGGTGTTTGACAAGGCGATTTTTCCAAAGCTTTGGAGCGATACGAAAGGGCAGCCGTGGTTAGTCAATGCGCTCGCGTACCAAATGACATCAGAAAATCGCACGCTTCGCGACCGTTCAATAAAGATTGAATTTGAACATTACATGAAAGCACGCGAGGAGTTGATTCAGTCGCGGGCGACGCATCTGGATCAGTTGACAGATAAGTTGCGTGAACAGCGGGTGTATAATGTTATTTCGGCGATTCTTTCGCAAGTTGATGCTAGCGACGCTCATTTTGATGACAGGGATTTGGAGTATGTTCAGGATTTAGGGCTGATTGTTCGCAAGCCGTTTGTGCATATATCAAACGATATTTATCAAGAAGTTATTCCGCGCGAGCTTACGATTGCGAAACAGCAGTCGATTGTAGAACAGGATCTTGCCTGGTACTTGAACAGCGATAATACGATCAACTTTGCGAAACTGATGACGGCGTTTCAGCAGTTTTTCCGTGAAAATAGCGATTCTTGGATTGAGAGATTTGATTACAAAGAAGCCGGGCCGCAGTTGCTGTTGCAAGCGTTTCTGCAGCGTCTTATCAACGGTGGCGGGCGGATTAATCGTGAATACGCTTTGGGTCGCAAGCGAACTGACATATTTGTTGAATGGCCAACGTCTGATAAAGGTTTTTTTGGGCCGGTACAACGGGTGGTATTGGAAACGAAGCTTTTGCGTGCGAATTTGGAAAAGACGATAGAAGAAGGTATTGCGCAGGTTTCGGAGTACGCACGGACGGTTGGTGCGGGCGAGATGCATTTGATCATTTTTGATAGGAAGTCTCGTGATTGGGAGCAGAAAATCTGGCACAAGCGGGTGGATGGGATTGATGTGTGGGGATGTTAGGTTAACTTTGCTCTAAGATGCCCTTTTCCACTCGGGGCAAACGGGAAAAAGCATAATGAAGGACATACGATGCTAAAAATGGGAATTGCTGGACTGGGCAAAATGGGTCAGATTCGTGCGGCAGAGATTGCAAAGTCAAAGACCTCTGAACTTAAGGCAGTATTTGATATTAATCCAAATGCTTCGGTAGGAAGTGCCGTCGAATGCCGTACCTTTGATGAATTGCTTGAGCAGGATATTGATGCCGTCTTTATCAGCACATACAATTACTGCGCAGCAGAATACACTATACAGGCACTCAAACGAGGCAAGCATGTCTTTTGCGAAAAGCCGCCAGCCATCAACGTGGCTCAACTACAAAAAGTCGTCGAAGCTGAACAGCAAACCGGTCTCGTACTCAAATATGGCCTTAACCACCGCTTTCACTACTCCGTCATGGAAGCCAAAAAACGCATCGACCGAAACGACCTCGGTCGCATTCTGTGGATGCGTGGCGTGTATGGAAAAGCGGGCAGTATTGATTATGACAAAAACTGGCGCAACTATAAACAATACAGCGGCGGCGGTATTTTAATTGACCAAGGGCTTCACATGCTCGATCTTATGCTCCATTTCTCAGGAAAGCCATTTACTAAGGTAAACAGTTTTGTTACAACGCTTTTCTGGAACATCGAGGCAGAAGATAATGCCTTTGCCATTATGCAAACAGACGATCAAGTAACTGCCATGCTCCACTCTTCCGCCACACAGTGGCGTCACAAATTTCTGCTCGAGATATGCTGCGAAAATGGATACATCAACCTTGACGGCATACTCTCTTCAACACGGAGTTACGCCCCTGAGAAACTTGTCATTGGTTACCGGGAGTTTGAGGATGTTACCCACGCGATGGGCAAACCACGCGAGGAAACTATCTGGTTTGAGTATGACGACTCTTGGAAGCTTGAGCTGGCAGACTTCGAGCAGGCTATTCAGCAAAAAACATCGGTAACGCACGGCAGTAGTCGAGAAGCGATGGAAGCACTGGCACTCGTTGAAAAAATTTATGAACGATCGAGCATGTCTGAATGAAACTTCCGTATACACTCGGCATCACATCCGCAGCGTTTGCAGGCCGCCAGGATCTGGTGGAAAAGGCAAGTGCCATCTTTGACAGAATGCACCTTGTCCCTCCAGTCGGACGACTACCAGAAAAAGATATTATTGCCATGCTCCAGCATTGCGATGCCGCCATAGTTGGATTAGATAAGATTACACCCGCACTTTTGCAACAATGTCCTCGTGTAAAGGTTATTTCGAAGTTTGGCGTCGGTTTAGATAATATTGATGTCGCTGCGTGCGAACAACGAGGCGTCCGTGTGTTGGCAGCTTTTGGCGTAAATCGCCGTTCCGTTGCCGAACTAACACTAAACTTTATGCTCTCGCTGATCAGGAACTGCTACCGGAGCGCAACATCGTTAAAAGCCGGTCAATGGGTCAAAAATGGTGGGCGATGCCTCACCGAAAAAAAAATTGGCATAATCGGTGTCGGGAATATTGGCAAGGAAGTTATTCATCTTCTGCAACCATTTCAGTGCGAAATCCTTGCCAATGACATTCTTGACCTCGACGTGTACTATGCGGGCGTTGGGGCAAAGTCTGCAACCAAAGACGAAATTTTTCGCAGTTGCGATATTATCACGCTCCACACTCCCCTTACACCGCAAACTCAACACATGGTTACACTCGATTCCCTTAAGCGCATGAAGAACGATGCCTTTCTCATCAATACCGCTCGCGGTGGTATCGTAAAGACAGAAGACCTGAAGGAGGCACTTCGCCAACAGCTTATTGCAGGTGCGGCGCTAGATGTTTTTGAGGTTGAACCCTTCTATGACGACGAACTGTTAAACACGATGAATGTTTTGTGCACCCCACACATTGGAGGCAACGCACAGGAAGCTGTTTTTGCTATGGGCGAGTCGGCACTCAACCTTTTGGTGAATCACTATGGAAGATAATCGTTTGCCATCACTTCCGGTCGCACTTATCACCGGAGCCTCGCGCGGGATAGGGCGGGCGATAGCCGAGCAACTCTATGCTGATGGATTTACCATCTATGCAACGGCTACGTCTGTAAATTCGATCCCGCCTGAGATCTCTCACTGGAAGTGGTTTCTGGTAGACTTTAGCAACAGTATAAGTTTCCAGAACTTCCTTCGTGAACTCGACGCCCACGAGCCTGTTACCGCGCTGGTGAACAACGCCGGAATCAATCGCATCCATCCAATA
This window contains:
- a CDS encoding D-sedoheptulose-7-phosphate isomerase codes for the protein METFIKTYFSRLADVLSALDTTTVARIIQVFEQAHTKQATIYFAGNGGSASTASHFANDLGVGLKLRSIRSFHVQSLADNPAVTTSIANDVGYDNIFYVQLLDILRPDDVLVAISASGNSPNIIKAAEYTKNIGATLIGCTGFDGGKLKDLADISFHIQSEKGEYGLVEDVHMILDHAIYSYYLSLKEGSSTRYTVR
- a CDS encoding AAA family ATPase, whose amino-acid sequence is MHKFFNTAGPTKANLHYHINPLSRLNWDEIRLLIDQQKYFLLHAPRQTGKTSTLLEMMHRLNQEGKYVCAYANIEGAQAARGNASDGIAAACSAIARSIEDYTGSVDVNVWWTQEGRQHQSQDQLTQLLRYWAKHSPKPTILLLDEVDALIGDTLISLLRQIRAGYAQRPEAFPQAMILCGVRDIKDYRIHTKDQEIITGGSAFNIKATSLVMESFTFEECKQLYWEHTKETGQVFDKAIFPKLWSDTKGQPWLVNALAYQMTSENRTLRDRSIKIEFEHYMKAREELIQSRATHLDQLTDKLREQRVYNVISAILSQVDASDAHFDDRDLEYVQDLGLIVRKPFVHISNDIYQEVIPRELTIAKQQSIVEQDLAWYLNSDNTINFAKLMTAFQQFFRENSDSWIERFDYKEAGPQLLLQAFLQRLINGGGRINREYALGRKRTDIFVEWPTSDKGFFGPVQRVVLETKLLRANLEKTIEEGIAQVSEYARTVGAGEMHLIIFDRKSRDWEQKIWHKRVDGIDVWGC
- a CDS encoding FkbM family methyltransferase translates to MFKRNSLLSVLTHIKNKGVNPQTVIDVGVAYGTNGLYGAFDSVRYLMVEPLEEYKGVLDKIASEYPAVYTLAAAGSREGSIIMNVHPDMSGSSVLKESEGAHVDGVERTVPVVTLDGETKKYGLKGPFIIKVDVQGFELEVLKGAEETLKETEVVIMEVSLFQFYKESPTFLDAVAFMSQKGFSPYDIFGATYRPLDDALGQVDVVFASDKGILKQSSHFASFEQRKKFTEERINKLNPASKSV
- a CDS encoding glycosyltransferase family 2 protein, whose product is MNASPFISVLINNYNYGRFIAQCVESVLKQTYTNYELIIVDDGSTDDSVNVLESFSDPRITKIYKKNGGQASAFNAGFEASKGRIIAFLDSDDWWLPHKLETIVKWDNFLGSSYGVLQHMTTVWDNGKTYPFHHAMYSGDCFRLSASQGILGIFVGTSGLCFRREVLEKVMPVPLQLRISADAYLTRTCWLFNGVISIPESLSYYRKHNNAVFGNSSYSHNKFHHNVLFPVLNQFYEKTGLDFRFSSQQPERKNHSQVLHRLMLENRLSEVTRAYPRIAFFGAGQYTEWLSDFMSDYKKEHITAILDDFPDKTKAFWGLTPQNPIDWDTSQADAIILSSDCKQEMMRKRCLDLFGEALPLIDLYEGLPEGPYPK
- a CDS encoding 6-hydroxymethylpterin diphosphokinase MptE-like protein, with the protein product MSRIAINKDAHKDCRGFLVATGPSLTISDLDMIKGNLSLSCNKIYLAFDQTEWRPDYYSVIDRLVAQNNAEAIASVRAVKIFSSVIKPFIQDRDDIFWLKDLPTPVINGIRQPKFSGNIAEGTYGGHTVTYTLMQAAYHLGIKELFLLGLDFSFDKSMPANKTTDAGENILVQNDEVNHFHNDYRKKGEEWTVPRLDIQYDAFKCAKAAFEKDNRKIFNASRKTMLDLFPLVQLEDILV
- a CDS encoding GSCFA domain-containing protein gives rise to the protein MGNNAGIKNDVYSFRSMKDVLNDRKKNKYSLWHKETGNDAAFTASYRLKQEELFVSIKPEVQLKKDNVFFTVGSCFARRLEQALNRRGIAVPAFTHMLGEREAFPTLQYINKYNSYTILYEIEYALGIKENPYETIFGSDTNGYTCGQSVHLNKEDYAAVKNRRSIILECFRQFINADVLVFTLGMTEAWYDNLSERYLNTFSPAIMMNEADRYSFKTISLEENINNLHRIYGYIKAFSKKDFKIFVTVSPVPLLATFSRKDVLVANSLSKSILRVAADIFSESYENVYYFPSYELAMCSPREKMFESDLRHISEHGAGCIIDSFLKVYMPDCTNSTQL